gggagtaatgaagggcaaggtttgagggaaagaaagcttaggggagcaggagatcccagctggatcaagaacagaaagggagaacaaggaataacagaccatgataaatgatgaccacatgagaagaggaataggcagagtgctggctgtttggaaccttgggcttacacagggacacattgctcagcctggaaagaggggactgcaactgcctgtactgaatccatcaggtttaaatgaatccccaggggagtcttggccctggaggagatgagaatggaggggaggggttttaGTCACTAAGGAACTTAAGTGGGATCTTGAAGAATGTAGACAAATCCCGAAGCAGAAAGATGAGCTGAGATGCTGTGCAACTGTTTAAGGGTTCCTGGTGCTGCATCTCAGCCACTAGCTGAATCTTGCACTAACACCAAATGGAGATGCAGAAAACACACTAAGTTGACTTAGGGCCTGTGCACAGGAACCAAAAGGCAGGCAAATACTAAACATTGCTGAGAGTATCCACCCCAGGAAGGACTTTACCTTTCAGGAGCTCTAGATTGGCACCACCCCCAGTGCTCACATGGCTGACTTTATCCTCCATATTCCATTTGGCACAGCAAGTGGCATTGTCTCCACCACCTATGATAGTGATGCAACCGCTAGAATTGGTGTTTACCACCTTATCCATGAGGGACTTGATTCCCCTGGCAAAAGCTTCCCATTCAAGTACCCCAACAGGTCCATTCCAAACAATATGCTTAGCTCGAGCCCCAGCCTCAGTGTATGTCTTGCTGCTCTCAGGACCACAGTCCAAATCCATCCAGCCAGCAGGTATACCAGAGGCCACAGTAGCTTGGCCAATCTTGGCATTCTCATCAAATTTATCAGCAGTGACAAAGTCAACAGGCAAGGTAATCTTCACACCATTTTTCTCAGCTTTGGACATGAGATCTTTGACAATCTTGGCTCCTTCTTCATCATACAGAGAAGTTCCAATCTCCATGTTGTTGAGCAACTTCAGGAAGGTAAAAGGCATCCCACCACCAATGATCATCTCATTGACTTTGTCCAGCATATTGTTAATCAGCTTGATCTTGTCTGCAACTTTCGCTCCTCCCAAGATAGCCAGGAAGGGTCTTTCAGGACTCTCCAAAAAGAAATCCATTTTCGCAGTGACTGCATTTTAAACCAAAGCTTCAAGccacaaaacattaaaatttttaagtactaagagaatcaaaacaaaatattttactgaGTTCAACCAATTATATTACTTTGTTACCAGTGAGAGTAATATATTAAGGTAcaattgatttattttatcaaTCTTTATGATATACTCAAAATTGTGCATACTTTAGAGTAACATTGACACTCAAAACATATTTtagaattattcattttattttatgtgtgtgagtatgttgtttgcatgtatgattgtataccatatgtgtgcctagtTAATACAgag
The DNA window shown above is from Onychomys torridus unplaced genomic scaffold, mOncTor1.1, whole genome shotgun sequence and carries:
- the LOC118575023 gene encoding phosphoglycerate kinase 1-like; amino-acid sequence: MDFFLESPERPFLAILGGAKVADKIKLINNMLDKVNEMIIGGGMPFTFLKLLNNMEIGTSLYDEEGAKIVKDLMSKAEKNGVKITLPVDFVTADKFDENAKIGQATVASGIPAGWMDLDCGPESSKTYTEAGARAKHIVWNGPVGVLEWEAFARGIKSLMDKVVNTNSSGCITIIGGGDNATCCAKWNMEDKVSHVSTGGGANLELLKGKVLPGVDTLSNV